One Deinococcus sp. LM3 genomic region harbors:
- the ribH gene encoding 6,7-dimethyl-8-ribityllumazine synthase has product MNRIEANLLATDLKFAVVSTRWNHLIVDRLVEGAELAFVQHGGKSENLDHFLAPGSYEVPLIARRLAESGKYDAVVCLGAVIKGDTDHYDFVAGGAANGILNTSLHTGVPVAFGVLTTDTVEQALNRAGIKAGNKGGEAVLAMIETVNLLRQIG; this is encoded by the coding sequence ATGAACCGAATTGAAGCCAATCTGCTCGCCACCGACCTGAAGTTCGCTGTTGTCAGTACCCGCTGGAATCACCTGATCGTTGATCGCCTTGTGGAGGGGGCGGAGCTGGCGTTCGTGCAGCATGGCGGGAAGTCGGAGAATCTGGATCATTTCCTGGCGCCGGGCAGTTACGAGGTGCCGCTGATCGCCCGCCGACTGGCGGAGTCCGGGAAGTACGACGCGGTGGTGTGCCTGGGGGCCGTCATCAAGGGCGATACGGATCACTACGATTTCGTGGCGGGCGGCGCGGCGAACGGCATCCTGAACACCAGCCTGCACACGGGGGTGCCGGTGGCGTTCGGGGTGCTGACCACGGATACGGTCGAGCAGGCCCTGAACCGCGCTGGGATCAAGGCGGGGAACAAGGGTGGCGAGGCGGTGCTGGCGATGATCGAGACCGTGAACCTGCTGCGGCAGATCGGGTAA
- a CDS encoding winged helix-turn-helix domain-containing protein — translation MPLTAPLAHDADTFWHLYRASTCAVERRRAQLFALLAEGRPVPEILQVTRYNRVTVYGLVKRYREQGLAGLRDARHANQGAPRLLTAEQQQTLAARLHADFEQGIVWSGKDVQDWLQQQYGMAVHLGRTYEFLRAAGFTPQRPRPRHVGGDEAAKEAFKTKS, via the coding sequence ATACCTCTAACCGCTCCTCTCGCGCATGACGCTGACACCTTCTGGCATCTCTACCGGGCCAGTACCTGTGCCGTCGAACGACGCAGAGCTCAACTCTTCGCACTCCTCGCAGAAGGACGCCCCGTGCCAGAGATCCTTCAAGTGACCCGGTACAACCGGGTCACAGTCTACGGACTGGTCAAGCGCTACCGCGAACAGGGGCTCGCTGGCCTCCGTGACGCGCGTCACGCCAACCAGGGCGCTCCCCGCCTCCTGACGGCCGAGCAACAACAAACCCTGGCTGCCCGACTGCACGCCGACTTCGAGCAGGGCATCGTGTGGTCCGGTAAAGACGTTCAAGACTGGCTTCAGCAGCAGTACGGAATGGCCGTCCATCTCGGGCGCACCTATGAATTCCTACGGGCGGCGGGCTTCACGCCTCAACGCCCTCGACCCCGGCACGTTGGCGGCGATGAGGCCGCCAAGGAAGCGTTCAAAACAAAGTCCTGA
- a CDS encoding riboflavin synthase codes for MFTGIIEQVGQIARTTDNEGNLTVTIQPARMWADVELGESIAVNGTCLTVTTWDATGFTVDLSRETIAKTAPHWREGTKVNLERAMTAQARFGGHVVSGHVDGVGTVLSVDAQPGAYTMTVRAAPHLARYLVPKGSVTVDGVSLTVVDAGGPAGSRADLRPDEFTLWLVPHTLEVTTLHTWAAGTKVNLEADQMAKYVERLILMRDWTPEQVEPEVTA; via the coding sequence ATGTTCACTGGAATCATCGAGCAGGTCGGGCAGATCGCCCGCACCACCGACAACGAAGGCAACCTGACCGTCACCATCCAGCCCGCGCGTATGTGGGCCGACGTGGAACTGGGCGAGAGCATCGCCGTGAACGGGACGTGCCTGACCGTGACCACCTGGGACGCGACGGGCTTCACCGTGGACCTCAGCCGCGAGACGATCGCCAAGACCGCCCCGCACTGGCGGGAGGGCACGAAAGTCAATCTGGAACGCGCCATGACCGCCCAGGCGCGTTTCGGTGGACACGTGGTGAGCGGGCACGTGGACGGCGTGGGCACGGTATTGAGCGTGGACGCCCAGCCCGGCGCGTACACCATGACCGTGCGCGCCGCGCCGCACCTCGCGCGGTACCTCGTGCCGAAGGGCAGCGTCACGGTGGACGGCGTGAGCCTGACCGTCGTGGACGCGGGCGGCCCGGCCGGCAGCCGCGCGGACCTGCGCCCCGACGAGTTCACGCTCTGGCTCGTGCCGCACACGCTGGAGGTCACCACCCTGCACACCTGGGCAGCCGGAACGAAAGTGAATCTGGAGGCCGACCAGATGGCCAAGTACGTCGAGCGGCTGATCCTGATGCGCGACTGGACGCCCGAACAGGTGGAACCGGAGGTGACGGCATGA
- a CDS encoding VWA domain-containing protein, which produces MARITRYSKFEGELDQLDSSELMQMIQEALLGQGMNDPYDPDPNARPSMDDLFDAILEALAERGMIPEDQLLEAMQAEDIRETGLGQQIQQLMDRLQQDGFIRKEFEDGEGGGAGEPGDAKFQLTDKSIDFLGYKSLRDLMGGLGRSSAGAHDTREYASGVEMTGELKAYEFGDTMNLDTTATLGNVMGKGFENLEESDLVIRQAEYNSSAATVVLLDCSHSMILYGEDRFTPAKQVALALAHLIRTQYPGDTVKFVLFHDSAEEVPVSKLAQAQIGPYHTNTAGGLRLAQQLLKRENKDMKQIVMITDGKPSALTLPDGRIYKNAYGLDPYVLGATLREVASCRRSGIQVNTFMLARDPELVGFVRRVSEMTRGKAYFTTPQNIGQYVLMDFVTNKTKLVN; this is translated from the coding sequence ATGGCGCGCATTACCCGGTACAGCAAGTTCGAGGGGGAACTGGATCAGCTGGATTCCAGTGAACTGATGCAGATGATTCAGGAGGCGCTGCTGGGGCAGGGCATGAACGACCCGTACGACCCGGACCCGAACGCCCGGCCCAGCATGGACGACCTGTTCGACGCGATCCTGGAGGCGCTGGCCGAGCGCGGCATGATCCCCGAAGATCAGCTGCTGGAGGCCATGCAGGCCGAGGACATCCGCGAGACGGGGCTGGGGCAGCAGATTCAGCAGTTGATGGACCGCCTGCAACAGGACGGCTTCATCCGCAAGGAATTCGAGGACGGCGAGGGCGGCGGCGCGGGTGAACCCGGCGACGCGAAATTCCAGCTGACCGACAAGAGCATCGATTTCCTGGGATACAAGAGCCTGCGCGACCTGATGGGCGGCCTGGGCCGCAGCAGCGCCGGCGCGCACGACACCCGCGAGTACGCGTCGGGCGTCGAGATGACCGGCGAACTGAAAGCCTACGAGTTCGGGGACACCATGAACCTCGACACGACCGCCACGCTGGGCAACGTGATGGGCAAGGGTTTCGAGAACCTGGAAGAAAGCGATCTGGTGATCCGGCAGGCCGAGTACAACTCGTCGGCGGCGACGGTGGTGCTGCTGGACTGCTCTCACTCCATGATCCTGTACGGCGAGGACCGCTTCACGCCCGCCAAGCAGGTGGCGCTGGCACTGGCGCACCTGATCCGCACGCAGTACCCGGGCGACACCGTGAAGTTCGTGCTGTTCCACGACAGCGCCGAGGAAGTGCCGGTCTCCAAACTGGCGCAGGCGCAGATCGGGCCGTACCACACGAACACGGCGGGCGGCCTGCGGCTGGCGCAGCAGCTGCTCAAGCGTGAGAACAAGGACATGAAGCAGATCGTGATGATCACGGACGGCAAACCCAGCGCCCTGACCCTCCCGGACGGCCGCATCTACAAGAACGCGTACGGCCTGGACCCCTACGTGCTGGGCGCGACCCTGCGCGAAGTCGCCAGCTGCCGCCGCAGCGGCATTCAGGTGAACACGTTCATGCTGGCCCGCGACCCGGAACTGGTGGGCTTCGTCCGCCGCGTCAGCGAGATGACGCGCGGCAAGGCGTACTTCACGACGCCGCAGAACATCGGGCAGTACGTGCTGATGGACTTCGTGACGAACAAGACCAAACTGGTGAACTGA
- a CDS encoding sodium:alanine symporter family protein — MNALNATIDAGNNLLWGWLLIYLLIGAGLYFTVRTGAAQFRYFGQAWRTILGSRSGGSGGGITSFQAFATGLASRVGTGNIAGVAIAISLGGPGAVFWMWVTALVGMSSALIEATLAQAFKVRDGERGFRGGPAYYIRQGLGQGWMGQLFAVFLILAFGLVFNAVQSNSIAASMQQAFGLSPAAVGAALVLLTAPIIFGGIRRVARVAELVVPFMALAYLLVALYVVFTHLGQVPDMLLGIVRSAFGLESAVGGAAGFAVQQALMMGVKRGLFSNEAGMGSAPNAAAAASVNHPVQQGLVQMVGVFVDTIIVCTCTAAIILLSPLPRDADLSGVQLTQAALESHVGGWGGAFLAGAIFLFAFTSIIGNYAYAEGNVQFLTRHRWVLNVFRALLLGMVLFGALAEVPTVWNMADLSMGLMAVTNIVALLLLSPLALRLLRDYDRARRDGQADPLFDRRADPELDRRLPREVWGAGEGVNATD, encoded by the coding sequence ATGAATGCGCTGAACGCAACAATTGACGCGGGCAACAACCTGCTGTGGGGCTGGCTGCTGATCTACCTGCTGATCGGCGCCGGACTGTACTTCACGGTCCGGACGGGCGCGGCGCAGTTCCGGTACTTCGGGCAGGCGTGGCGGACCATCCTGGGCAGCCGTTCCGGCGGGTCTGGGGGCGGCATCACGTCCTTCCAGGCGTTCGCGACCGGACTGGCCAGCCGCGTGGGCACCGGGAACATCGCGGGCGTGGCGATCGCCATCTCGCTGGGCGGGCCGGGCGCCGTGTTCTGGATGTGGGTCACGGCGCTGGTGGGCATGAGCAGCGCCCTGATCGAGGCGACGCTGGCGCAGGCCTTCAAGGTCCGTGACGGCGAACGCGGGTTCCGGGGCGGCCCGGCGTACTACATCCGCCAGGGGCTCGGGCAGGGCTGGATGGGGCAGCTGTTCGCGGTGTTCCTGATCCTGGCGTTCGGGCTGGTGTTCAACGCTGTGCAGAGCAACAGCATCGCGGCGTCCATGCAGCAGGCGTTCGGGCTGTCGCCCGCCGCGGTGGGGGCGGCGCTGGTGCTGCTGACCGCGCCGATCATCTTCGGCGGGATCCGCCGGGTGGCGCGCGTGGCCGAACTGGTCGTGCCGTTCATGGCGCTCGCGTACCTGCTGGTGGCGCTGTACGTGGTGTTCACGCACCTGGGTCAGGTGCCGGACATGCTGCTGGGCATCGTCCGCAGCGCCTTCGGTCTGGAGAGCGCGGTGGGCGGCGCGGCCGGCTTCGCGGTGCAGCAGGCGCTGATGATGGGCGTCAAACGCGGCCTGTTCAGCAACGAGGCCGGAATGGGCAGCGCCCCGAACGCCGCCGCCGCCGCCAGCGTGAACCACCCGGTGCAGCAGGGACTGGTGCAGATGGTCGGCGTGTTCGTGGACACCATCATCGTGTGCACCTGCACGGCCGCCATCATCCTGCTCAGCCCGCTGCCGCGCGACGCGGACCTGTCCGGCGTGCAACTCACGCAGGCGGCGCTGGAATCCCACGTGGGCGGCTGGGGCGGCGCGTTCCTGGCGGGCGCGATCTTCCTGTTCGCGTTCACCAGCATCATAGGGAACTACGCGTACGCCGAGGGGAACGTGCAGTTCCTGACCCGTCACCGCTGGGTGCTGAACGTCTTCCGGGCGCTGCTGCTGGGCATGGTCCTGTTCGGCGCGCTGGCCGAGGTGCCGACCGTGTGGAACATGGCGGACCTCAGCATGGGCCTGATGGCCGTCACGAACATCGTGGCGCTGCTGCTGCTCTCGCCGCTGGCCCTGCGGCTGCTGCGCGACTATGACCGCGCCCGCCGCGACGGTCAGGCCGACCCGCTCTTCGACCGCCGCGCCGATCCGGAACTCGACCGCCGCCTGCCGCGCGAAGTCTGGGGAGCCGGCGAGGGGGTCAACGCCACGGATTGA
- a CDS encoding DUF512 domain-containing protein: MQDQVFPAPIKSVEGGSAAERAGVQPGDVLLRVNGEPVTDVLAYRHALSQGRATLEIARPKEAPRVMTGVAGTAQDHHRLFLPTPPSLEDTFTFDVEWEDPGLEFEEVLFDGIKKCANKCDFCYVHQMPRGFRKSLYIMDDDYRLSFLYGSFVTLTNLSEGDIQRIENENLSPLYVSVHTANQDLRQDMMKWWRLKVKDQQAVQIRSMIERLEQIDLYTQIVLVPERNDRENLDETVEYLASRPNVISAAVVPIGLTSHRTNLPDVRTFTREEAQDSLRRLNVWRKRFLNERGTRFVFPSDELYLLAGEPLPSEEEYEGFPMLENGVGMIRDFLTEALPELPAALPEPRRVILGTGSLFAESLDRAVEPLRAIGGLTLEVRAIENKTFGKVTTVAGLLTGRCFRHAIKPGEADLLIVPPTTLRYGTELMLDDVSLDELRSELRMDIRPGGATLGELARVILQGAQSSGHQWGMSAHAVKDSGREEPASVQVAAQNMRGQA, encoded by the coding sequence ATGCAGGATCAGGTTTTTCCCGCACCGATCAAATCGGTGGAGGGTGGCAGCGCCGCCGAGCGCGCCGGGGTGCAGCCGGGTGACGTGCTGCTGCGCGTGAACGGCGAGCCTGTCACGGACGTGCTGGCGTACCGGCACGCGCTGTCGCAGGGCCGCGCGACGCTGGAGATCGCCCGGCCGAAGGAAGCTCCGCGCGTGATGACGGGTGTGGCGGGCACCGCGCAGGATCACCACCGGTTGTTCCTGCCGACCCCGCCCAGCCTGGAGGACACCTTCACGTTCGACGTGGAGTGGGAGGACCCGGGCCTGGAGTTCGAGGAGGTGCTGTTCGACGGCATCAAGAAGTGCGCGAACAAGTGCGATTTCTGTTACGTGCATCAGATGCCGCGCGGCTTCCGCAAGAGCCTGTACATCATGGACGACGATTACCGCCTCTCGTTCCTGTACGGGTCGTTCGTGACCCTGACGAACCTCTCGGAAGGCGACATTCAGCGGATCGAGAACGAGAACCTCTCGCCGCTGTACGTGTCGGTTCACACGGCGAACCAGGACCTGCGGCAGGACATGATGAAGTGGTGGCGCCTGAAGGTCAAAGACCAGCAGGCCGTGCAGATCCGCTCCATGATCGAGCGTCTGGAGCAGATCGACCTGTACACGCAGATCGTGCTGGTCCCGGAACGCAACGACCGCGAGAACCTCGACGAGACCGTGGAGTACCTCGCGAGCCGTCCGAACGTGATCAGCGCGGCGGTCGTGCCGATCGGCCTGACCTCGCACCGCACGAACCTGCCGGACGTGCGGACCTTCACGCGGGAGGAAGCGCAGGACAGCCTGCGCCGCCTGAACGTGTGGCGCAAGCGCTTCCTGAACGAGCGGGGTACGCGTTTCGTGTTCCCCAGCGACGAACTGTACCTGCTGGCCGGAGAGCCGCTGCCCAGCGAGGAGGAGTACGAGGGTTTCCCGATGCTGGAAAACGGCGTGGGCATGATCCGCGACTTCCTGACCGAGGCCCTGCCGGAACTCCCGGCGGCGCTGCCCGAGCCCCGGCGCGTGATTCTGGGGACGGGATCGCTGTTCGCCGAGTCGCTGGACCGCGCGGTCGAGCCGCTGCGCGCCATCGGGGGCCTGACCCTGGAGGTGCGGGCCATCGAGAACAAGACCTTCGGGAAGGTCACGACCGTGGCGGGCCTGCTGACGGGCCGCTGTTTCCGGCACGCCATCAAGCCCGGCGAGGCCGACCTGCTGATCGTGCCGCCCACCACGCTGCGTTACGGCACGGAACTGATGCTGGACGACGTGAGCCTGGACGAACTGCGCTCCGAGCTGCGCATGGACATCCGGCCGGGCGGCGCGACGCTGGGCGAACTGGCCCGCGTGATCCTGCAGGGCGCGCAGAGCAGCGGTCACCAGTGGGGCATGAGCGCGCACGCCGTGAAGGACAGCGGGCGCGAGGAACCGGCGTCCGTGCAGGTGGCCGCCCAGAACATGCGCGGTCAGGCCTGA
- a CDS encoding NAD(P)H-binding protein, translated as MKTILVTGGSGVLGRALLPALEGRADVRVLSRHADSRPTFRPGDLQTGAGLAEALRGVDTVIHAASQPSRPQVDIEMTGVLLAAAREAGVRHVVYVSIVGCDRVQAFPYYRAKTHSEALVAAGGVPFTVVRATQFHEFVAFLLSRLTRAPLLPLPGLPLQPVDVHAAAAGVAQVALGDPQGHAPDLVGPQVIPLPELARSWADATGVRTRVLPIPAARRFTPLTRPDLSGVGRTWAQWLAQEATRPNPYAG; from the coding sequence ATGAAGACCATCCTCGTGACCGGAGGCAGCGGCGTACTGGGCCGCGCCCTCCTGCCTGCCCTGGAGGGCCGCGCGGACGTGCGTGTCCTGTCCCGCCACGCCGACTCCCGGCCCACGTTCCGGCCGGGCGACCTTCAGACCGGCGCGGGCCTCGCGGAGGCGCTGCGCGGCGTGGATACCGTCATTCACGCGGCCAGCCAGCCGTCGCGGCCCCAGGTGGACATCGAGATGACCGGCGTGCTGCTCGCGGCGGCGCGGGAGGCGGGTGTGCGGCACGTCGTGTACGTCAGCATCGTGGGCTGCGACCGGGTGCAGGCGTTCCCGTACTACCGTGCCAAGACGCACTCGGAGGCGCTGGTCGCGGCGGGCGGCGTGCCTTTCACGGTGGTGCGCGCCACGCAGTTCCATGAGTTCGTGGCGTTCCTGCTGTCCCGCCTGACCCGCGCGCCGCTGCTGCCCCTGCCGGGCCTGCCCCTCCAACCGGTGGACGTCCACGCCGCCGCCGCCGGGGTGGCGCAGGTGGCGCTGGGCGACCCGCAGGGCCACGCGCCGGACCTCGTCGGCCCGCAGGTCATCCCACTCCCGGAACTGGCCCGCAGCTGGGCCGACGCGACCGGTGTGCGCACCCGCGTCCTGCCCATTCCGGCCGCGCGGCGCTTCACGCCCCTGACCCGCCCGGACCTGAGCGGCGTGGGCCGCACCTGGGCGCAGTGGCTCGCGCAGGAGGCCACGCGCCCCAACCCCTACGCGGGCTGA
- a CDS encoding IS630 family transposase — translation MTETLRLAERLSPRVSLWCMDEHRIGLKPIRRSMWAPTGQPLTCPVQPGYEWLYVYAFVNPESGESLFWLIPVVNKQAYAAVMTAFAQKVGAGADHRVLVVQDGAGFHLPPDDGHPEGIQTVTLPPYSPELQPAERLWELTDVPIANRAFKSIKEVEAALSDRCVWLEGQPDLVTRHTLFYWWPLLAN, via the coding sequence CTGACCGAGACGCTCCGCCTGGCGGAGCGTCTCTCACCGCGTGTCTCTCTGTGGTGCATGGACGAACATCGAATCGGGCTCAAACCGATCCGGCGTTCCATGTGGGCGCCAACTGGGCAGCCGTTGACGTGTCCAGTTCAGCCTGGATACGAGTGGTTGTATGTGTACGCGTTTGTCAATCCGGAGAGTGGCGAGAGCTTGTTCTGGTTGATCCCGGTGGTGAACAAGCAGGCGTATGCGGCCGTCATGACGGCGTTTGCGCAGAAGGTCGGCGCGGGCGCCGACCATCGTGTGTTGGTCGTTCAGGATGGGGCCGGTTTCCATTTGCCACCGGATGACGGGCATCCTGAGGGGATTCAGACGGTGACGTTGCCGCCGTACTCGCCGGAATTGCAGCCAGCGGAACGGCTGTGGGAGTTGACGGATGTACCGATTGCGAATCGAGCGTTCAAGAGCATCAAGGAGGTGGAGGCAGCACTCTCGGATCGCTGCGTCTGGTTGGAAGGTCAACCTGATCTGGTCACTCGTCACACGCTCTTCTACTGGTGGCCCTTGTTGGCTAATTAA
- the mscL gene encoding large conductance mechanosensitive channel protein MscL: MISGFKDFIMRGNIVDLAIAVVTGAAFAALVTAFSNAFINPLIKLITGGGAVGGKFTVNGVDFDYGLFITALITFLLTMAVIYSVVVVPYNRMRERMVKPADAAPAGPTNEEKLLMEIRDALRAR, translated from the coding sequence ATGATCAGCGGATTCAAGGATTTCATCATGCGCGGCAACATCGTCGACCTCGCCATTGCCGTCGTCACCGGCGCGGCCTTCGCGGCCCTCGTCACGGCCTTCTCGAACGCCTTCATCAACCCCCTGATCAAGCTCATCACGGGCGGCGGCGCCGTCGGCGGCAAGTTCACGGTTAACGGCGTCGACTTCGACTACGGGCTGTTCATCACGGCCCTGATCACCTTCCTGCTCACCATGGCGGTCATCTACTCCGTGGTCGTCGTGCCCTACAACAGGATGCGCGAACGCATGGTCAAGCCCGCCGACGCCGCGCCCGCCGGCCCCACCAACGAAGAGAAACTCCTGATGGAAATCCGCGACGCCCTGCGCGCCCGCTGA
- a CDS encoding DinB family protein, protein MTRSANYARAFQMHRAALMDLYEQLPEDQGTFSAWEGGMNFMAQADHLSVSATRFLSMIQGQTPAPAPEPSQTLTEARGRLWDTNELALAAISALSEDDLARRVPAFGGREMPVTALLDMIITHEAHHKGQVWVMARMIGVKPPMFVKMG, encoded by the coding sequence ATGACCCGATCCGCGAACTACGCCCGCGCCTTCCAGATGCACCGCGCCGCCCTGATGGACCTCTACGAGCAACTGCCCGAGGACCAGGGCACCTTCAGCGCCTGGGAAGGCGGCATGAACTTCATGGCGCAGGCCGACCACCTGTCGGTCAGCGCCACCCGCTTCCTCAGCATGATCCAGGGCCAGACGCCCGCCCCCGCCCCGGAACCCAGCCAGACCCTGACCGAAGCGCGCGGCCGCCTGTGGGACACCAACGAACTGGCCCTGGCCGCCATCAGCGCCCTGAGCGAAGATGACCTCGCCCGCCGCGTCCCGGCCTTCGGCGGCCGCGAGATGCCCGTCACCGCCCTGCTCGACATGATCATCACGCACGAGGCGCACCACAAGGGCCAGGTGTGGGTCATGGCCCGCATGATCGGCGTCAAGCCGCCCATGTTCGTCAAGATGGGCTGA
- the ribD gene encoding bifunctional diaminohydroxyphosphoribosylaminopyrimidine deaminase/5-amino-6-(5-phosphoribosylamino)uracil reductase RibD, with protein sequence MTLALAEAARGLGRTAPNPPVGCVIVQGDELVGRGFHPRAGEPHAEVFALRDAGERARGATAYVTLEPCSHHGRTPPCADALIAAGVRRVVVAALDPNPLVAGRGVQKLREAGIEVTVGVLEPEAVRQQAGFRSAVVRGRPWVVAKYAMTLDGKVAALNEGNGAVSGPEARERTMRWRDELDAIAVGRGTIELDDPALTTRGVTGGRDPRPVVFDRRAASDPQARAWRDGAVLVTAPDADVAAHEAAGITVQRAESLPDALSGLAGLGISSVLLEGGPTLLSAFLAQGLVDEVRVFVSPKLLGAGLSPVTGPTRPMHEAQALHEVTVELLGPDVLITGLLHDIPRV encoded by the coding sequence ATGACGCTCGCGCTGGCGGAGGCTGCCAGAGGACTGGGCCGCACCGCGCCGAACCCCCCCGTGGGCTGCGTGATCGTGCAAGGCGATGAATTGGTGGGGCGAGGGTTTCACCCGAGGGCCGGTGAGCCGCACGCGGAGGTGTTCGCCCTGCGTGACGCGGGCGAGCGGGCGCGCGGTGCCACGGCGTACGTGACCCTGGAACCGTGCAGTCACCACGGGCGCACGCCGCCCTGCGCGGACGCGTTGATCGCGGCGGGCGTGCGGCGCGTGGTCGTGGCGGCGCTGGACCCGAACCCGCTGGTGGCGGGGCGCGGCGTGCAGAAACTCCGCGAGGCAGGGATCGAGGTCACGGTGGGCGTGCTGGAGCCTGAGGCTGTGCGGCAGCAGGCGGGGTTCCGCAGCGCAGTGGTGCGGGGTCGCCCGTGGGTGGTGGCGAAGTACGCCATGACCCTGGACGGCAAGGTGGCCGCACTGAACGAGGGCAACGGCGCGGTCAGCGGCCCCGAGGCCCGAGAGCGCACCATGCGCTGGCGCGACGAACTGGACGCCATCGCGGTCGGCCGCGGCACGATTGAGCTGGATGACCCGGCCCTCACGACACGCGGCGTGACGGGCGGGCGTGATCCGCGCCCGGTGGTGTTCGACCGCCGCGCGGCGAGCGACCCGCAGGCCCGCGCGTGGCGCGACGGCGCGGTGCTCGTGACCGCCCCGGACGCCGACGTTGCCGCGCACGAGGCCGCCGGGATCACCGTGCAGCGCGCCGAATCGCTGCCGGACGCCCTGAGCGGACTGGCGGGCCTGGGCATCAGCAGCGTGCTGCTGGAGGGCGGCCCGACCTTGCTCAGCGCCTTCCTCGCGCAGGGACTGGTGGACGAGGTCAGGGTGTTCGTGTCCCCGAAGCTCCTCGGCGCGGGCCTGAGTCCCGTGACCGGCCCCACGCGACCCATGCACGAGGCGCAGGCGTTGCACGAAGTCACCGTCGAACTGCTCGGCCCGGACGTGCTGATCACCGGCCTGCTGCACGACATCCCGCGCGTCTAG
- a CDS encoding bifunctional 3,4-dihydroxy-2-butanone-4-phosphate synthase/GTP cyclohydrolase II has product MTLASIPDLLAELRAGRPVILVDDENRENEGDLLMPAATATPEWVNFMAREGRGLICVTLTPDRARALDLTPMVGSSTDPNGTAFTVSVDHVSNSTGISAFDRAATIAALMDDAAKSTDFRRPGHIFPLVARPGGVLRRAGHTEAGCDLARLSGFAPVGVICEIMGDDGEMSRLPDLLAFGERHGLKVGSIEALIAYRLEHDPFMQLVAEAKLPTEHGEFRIVGFEDSLTGAEHVALVMGDVTPEPMLVRVHSECLTGDGFHSLRCDCGPQRDAAMQAIAAEGRGVLVYLRQEGRGIGLLNKIRAYHLQDGGADTVEANLQLGFPADARDFGIGAQMLHLLGARQLRVLTNNPRKLHSLGGFGLEVVERVPLHVGHNAHNTAYLSTKAAKLGHIGTDGSGD; this is encoded by the coding sequence ATGACCCTGGCCTCCATCCCTGACCTGCTGGCGGAACTGCGCGCCGGGCGCCCCGTGATCCTCGTGGACGACGAGAACCGCGAGAACGAGGGCGACCTGCTGATGCCCGCCGCCACCGCGACGCCCGAGTGGGTGAACTTCATGGCCCGCGAGGGACGCGGCCTGATCTGCGTGACCCTCACGCCCGACCGCGCCCGCGCCCTTGACCTGACGCCCATGGTGGGCAGCAGCACCGACCCGAACGGCACGGCCTTCACCGTCAGCGTGGACCACGTCAGCAACTCCACCGGCATCAGCGCCTTCGACCGCGCTGCCACGATTGCCGCCCTGATGGACGACGCGGCGAAGTCCACGGATTTCCGCCGTCCGGGGCACATCTTCCCGCTCGTGGCGCGGCCCGGCGGGGTGCTGCGCCGCGCCGGACACACCGAGGCCGGGTGCGACCTCGCCCGGCTCTCGGGCTTCGCGCCGGTCGGCGTGATCTGCGAGATCATGGGCGACGACGGCGAGATGAGCCGCCTCCCGGACCTCCTCGCGTTCGGCGAGCGGCACGGGCTGAAGGTCGGCAGCATCGAGGCGCTGATCGCCTACCGCCTGGAACACGACCCGTTCATGCAACTCGTCGCGGAAGCGAAGCTGCCCACCGAGCACGGCGAGTTCCGCATCGTCGGCTTCGAGGACTCCCTGACCGGCGCCGAACACGTCGCGCTCGTCATGGGTGATGTCACGCCCGAGCCCATGCTGGTGCGCGTCCACAGCGAATGCCTCACCGGCGACGGCTTCCACTCGCTGCGCTGCGACTGCGGCCCGCAACGCGACGCGGCCATGCAGGCCATCGCCGCCGAGGGACGCGGCGTCCTCGTGTACCTCCGGCAGGAAGGGCGCGGCATCGGCCTGCTGAACAAGATCCGCGCGTACCACCTGCAGGACGGCGGCGCCGACACCGTCGAGGCGAACCTGCAACTCGGTTTCCCCGCCGACGCCCGCGACTTCGGCATCGGCGCGCAGATGCTTCACTTGCTCGGCGCGCGGCAACTGCGCGTCCTCACCAACAACCCCCGCAAACTGCACTCCCTGGGCGGCTTCGGCCTGGAAGTCGTCGAACGCGTGCCCCTGCACGTCGGGCACAACGCCCACAACACCGCGTACCTCAGCACCAAGGCCGCCAAACTCGGCCACATCGGCACCGACGGCAGCGGGGACTGA